A stretch of Arthrobacter sunyaminii DNA encodes these proteins:
- a CDS encoding DedA family protein gives MTTQILASVATANTDGSALGGVADWAVNVMETIGAPGAGLAIALENLFPPLPSEVILPLAGFTASQGNFSIIEALIWTTLGSVVGAWALYGLGAWLGRNRMRALVSKVPLVDLEDVDKVEAWFNRHGYKAVFFGRMIPIFRSLISIPAGIERMPIWKFLGLTTAGSLIWNAIFVFAGFYLGESWHVVEEYAGIFQKIVIVACVLVAAWYVVSKVRSHRRKKAAPPVQPVDGE, from the coding sequence ATGACTACACAGATCCTTGCCTCAGTTGCCACCGCCAATACCGACGGATCGGCGCTGGGAGGGGTCGCTGACTGGGCCGTCAACGTCATGGAGACCATTGGTGCTCCCGGCGCGGGCCTGGCTATCGCCCTGGAGAACCTCTTTCCGCCGCTGCCCAGCGAGGTGATCCTGCCCCTGGCCGGATTCACCGCCAGCCAGGGCAACTTCTCGATCATCGAAGCCCTGATCTGGACCACCCTCGGCTCCGTCGTGGGTGCCTGGGCACTGTACGGACTTGGTGCCTGGCTGGGCCGGAACCGGATGCGTGCCCTGGTCTCGAAGGTTCCCCTCGTGGACCTGGAGGACGTGGACAAGGTGGAGGCCTGGTTCAACCGCCACGGTTACAAGGCGGTGTTCTTTGGCCGGATGATTCCCATCTTCCGCAGCCTCATCTCCATTCCCGCCGGCATCGAACGGATGCCCATCTGGAAGTTCCTGGGCCTGACCACGGCGGGCAGCCTGATCTGGAACGCCATCTTTGTCTTTGCCGGGTTCTACCTTGGCGAGAGCTGGCACGTGGTGGAGGAATACGCCGGGATCTTCCAGAAGATCGTCATCGTGGCGTGTGTCCTGGTTGCTGCGTGGTACGTGGTGAGCAAGGTCCGCTCGCACCGGCGCAAGAAGGCAGCCCCTCCGGTCCAGCCGGTGGACGGAGAATAG
- a CDS encoding DUF2017 domain-containing protein — MATGFKSTRKGISASLDAGERELLRSLFADVLNMLEPETPADADPLAAMVGLDTSARVPDDSALRRLLPDGVQGDDGEALEFRRLTERSLRENKTGALRAASVHLESKQLLLNAEQAQYFARALNDVRLVLADRLGLETDEDTERLHGITDPSQAKDVDGYLALVYNFVTWLQETLMQAMIRSLL, encoded by the coding sequence GTGGCTACCGGATTCAAATCCACCCGCAAGGGCATTTCGGCATCGCTGGATGCGGGGGAGCGGGAACTGCTGCGCAGCCTGTTTGCCGATGTGCTGAACATGCTGGAACCGGAGACCCCCGCCGATGCGGACCCGCTGGCTGCCATGGTGGGTTTGGACACGAGCGCACGTGTGCCGGATGACTCCGCGCTGCGCCGTCTGCTGCCGGACGGGGTGCAGGGCGACGACGGCGAAGCCCTGGAATTCCGCCGCCTCACCGAGCGCTCGCTGCGGGAAAACAAGACCGGGGCACTGCGGGCGGCGTCGGTGCATCTGGAGTCCAAGCAGCTGCTGCTCAACGCCGAGCAGGCCCAGTATTTTGCCCGTGCACTCAACGATGTGCGGCTGGTGCTGGCGGACCGGCTCGGGCTGGAGACCGATGAAGACACCGAGCGGCTGCACGGGATCACGGACCCCTCCCAGGCCAAGGACGTAGACGGCTACCTGGCCTTGGTTTACAACTTCGTCACCTGGCTTCAGGAGACACTGATGCAGGCCATGATTCGTTCCCTGTTGTGA
- the murI gene encoding glutamate racemase produces the protein MSSDPGNSTLTKEPLKDAQRQDAPIGIFDSGVGGLTVARAVIDQLPNESILYVGDTAKGPYGPLPIAEVRANALGVMDELVDSGVKLLVIACNTASAAVLRDARERYTRRYGIPVIEVIQPAVRRAVAATRSGRVGVIGTEATVGSRAYDDTFAAAPHLEIASVACPAFVQFVEAGVTAGPDLLATAEEYLAPLKSRDVDTLVLGCTHYPLLTGVISYVMGDGVTLVSSAEETAKDVYRALISHNLQRTADTAPQHHFVATGDAASFELLARRFLGPEVLSVEHVENVAAHYPTGSMARVTPEMVAAARSIHRENGRPHGALRNGT, from the coding sequence ATGAGCTCTGACCCGGGTAACTCCACGCTGACGAAAGAACCGCTGAAGGACGCACAGCGCCAGGATGCACCCATTGGCATCTTCGACTCCGGAGTGGGCGGACTGACTGTTGCCCGCGCGGTGATCGACCAGCTGCCCAATGAGTCGATTCTTTACGTGGGTGACACCGCCAAGGGACCGTACGGCCCCCTGCCCATTGCCGAAGTCCGCGCCAATGCGCTGGGCGTGATGGACGAACTGGTGGATTCCGGCGTCAAGCTTCTGGTGATCGCGTGCAACACCGCTTCTGCCGCAGTGCTGCGGGATGCCCGCGAGCGTTACACCCGCCGCTACGGCATTCCTGTCATTGAGGTTATCCAGCCGGCAGTGCGGCGTGCCGTGGCGGCCACCCGCTCCGGCCGGGTGGGCGTGATCGGCACCGAAGCCACTGTGGGGTCCCGCGCCTACGACGACACGTTCGCTGCGGCACCGCACCTTGAGATCGCGTCCGTGGCATGCCCGGCCTTCGTGCAGTTTGTGGAGGCCGGAGTCACTGCCGGCCCGGATCTGCTGGCCACCGCCGAAGAGTACCTTGCACCGCTGAAGTCCCGGGACGTGGACACGCTGGTGCTGGGCTGCACCCACTACCCGCTGCTGACCGGTGTGATCTCCTACGTGATGGGCGACGGCGTCACGCTGGTTTCCAGTGCGGAGGAGACCGCCAAGGACGTCTACCGGGCCCTCATTTCGCATAACCTGCAGCGCACCGCGGACACCGCCCCGCAGCACCATTTCGTGGCCACGGGGGACGCGGCGTCGTTTGAACTGCTCGCCCGCCGTTTCCTTGGCCCCGAAGTCCTCAGCGTTGAACACGTCGAGAACGTGGCCGCCCACTATCCAACCGGCAGCATGGCCCGGGTCACCCCGGAGATGGTTGCCGCAGCCCGCTCCATCCACCGCGAAAACGGAAGGCCGCACGGCGCCCTTCGGAACGGCACCTAA
- the rdgB gene encoding RdgB/HAM1 family non-canonical purine NTP pyrophosphatase, with protein sequence MSTGVPAGARLVLATRNAGKLRELRELLRGRIEGLDVDTQVIDAAAAGVPDVPETGVTFEANSLLKARAVAEATGLAAIADDSGLAVDVLGGAPGIFSARWSGRHGDDAANLDLLLAQLSDIADEHRGAAFVCAAALALPGGHTVVERAELRGTLLTAPRGNGGFGYDPILRPEGYDRSCAELSPEEKNAISHRGQAFRALLPAIVAALA encoded by the coding sequence GTGAGCACCGGCGTTCCCGCCGGCGCCAGGCTCGTCCTGGCCACCCGGAATGCCGGCAAGCTGCGGGAACTGCGCGAACTGCTGCGCGGGCGGATCGAGGGACTCGACGTCGACACCCAGGTGATTGATGCCGCCGCCGCAGGAGTTCCCGACGTTCCCGAAACCGGTGTGACCTTCGAGGCCAACTCGCTGCTTAAGGCCCGAGCCGTGGCGGAGGCAACAGGTCTGGCGGCCATCGCCGACGATTCCGGCCTGGCCGTGGACGTCCTGGGCGGAGCCCCGGGTATCTTCTCCGCCCGCTGGTCCGGACGGCACGGGGACGACGCCGCCAATCTGGACCTGCTGCTGGCGCAGCTGTCGGACATAGCGGACGAGCATCGAGGGGCAGCCTTCGTCTGCGCCGCGGCGCTGGCCCTGCCCGGCGGACACACCGTGGTGGAGCGGGCCGAACTGCGTGGGACCCTTCTCACAGCACCACGCGGAAACGGCGGCTTCGGCTATGACCCGATCCTGCGCCCGGAGGGATATGACCGCAGCTGCGCGGAGCTCTCGCCGGAGGAGAAAAACGCCATCAGCCACCGCGGACAGGCCTTCCGTGCCCTGCTCCCGGCGATCGTGGCGGCCCTGGCCTAA
- a CDS encoding MBL fold metallo-hydrolase, with translation MKLTIVGCSGSFPGPASPASCYLVTANDGVRDWRILLDLGNGSMGALQRYMDLRDIDAVLLTHLHPDHCMDLCGLHVAVHWDPAGWNRDRILVWGPRDTADRMATAYGLPADPGMHEDFEFHHWTSGEPVTIGPFTVTPYPVRHPADEAYALRVQATGVDAEGNPVVHTLAYSGDTDSCAGLEEAARNSDVFLCEAAFHEGRDDAIEGVHLTGRRAGAAASAANARRLLLTHLPVWNDATVSVAEARETYAGDLAVAVAGVSYDVGSPFTVPLAMNPGVLPAG, from the coding sequence ATGAAACTGACCATAGTGGGCTGCAGCGGATCCTTTCCCGGACCGGCCTCTCCCGCCTCCTGCTACCTCGTGACCGCCAATGACGGCGTGCGCGACTGGCGCATCCTGCTGGATCTGGGCAACGGTTCCATGGGTGCACTGCAGCGCTACATGGACCTGCGCGACATCGATGCGGTCCTGCTGACCCACCTGCATCCGGACCACTGCATGGATCTATGCGGCCTGCACGTGGCGGTGCACTGGGATCCGGCCGGCTGGAACCGGGACCGGATCCTCGTCTGGGGCCCCAGGGACACGGCGGACCGCATGGCCACCGCTTACGGGCTGCCCGCTGACCCGGGCATGCATGAGGACTTTGAGTTTCACCACTGGACCAGCGGCGAGCCGGTGACCATCGGCCCCTTCACGGTCACGCCGTATCCGGTGCGGCATCCCGCGGACGAAGCATATGCGCTGCGGGTCCAGGCCACCGGCGTCGACGCCGAAGGCAATCCCGTGGTCCACACCCTGGCCTATTCCGGAGACACGGATTCCTGCGCAGGCTTGGAGGAGGCCGCCCGCAACAGCGACGTCTTCCTTTGCGAGGCAGCTTTCCATGAAGGCCGCGATGACGCCATCGAGGGTGTTCACCTGACCGGAAGGCGGGCCGGTGCCGCCGCTTCCGCCGCCAACGCGCGCCGGCTGCTGCTCACCCACCTTCCCGTGTGGAATGACGCAACCGTGTCCGTTGCCGAGGCCCGGGAAACCTACGCGGGAGACCTGGCGGTCGCCGTCGCGGGCGTCTCCTACGACGTCGGCAGTCCCTTCACCGTGCCGCTGGCCATGAATCCGGGGGTTCTTCCGGCCGGTTAG
- the rph gene encoding ribonuclease PH, producing MTTAANNASSTPSAGSAVVRSDGRTPDQLRDITITRGWSKQAEGSALIEFGNTKVLCTASLTAGVPRWLKGEGKGWVTAEYAMLPRATNTRNDRESVKGKLGGRTHEISRLIGRSLRSIIDTKALGENTIVLDCDVLQADGGTRTAAITGAYVALADALTWARDNKLIARNAQPLLDTVAAISVGIIDGVPMLDLPYVEDVRAETDMNVVVTGSGKFVEVQGTAEGAPFDRDELNALLDLALLGTSELAEIQRRTLGESRGENE from the coding sequence ATGACTACAGCAGCAAACAATGCCTCTTCCACGCCTTCCGCAGGCTCCGCCGTCGTCCGTTCCGACGGCCGCACCCCCGACCAGCTGCGTGACATCACCATCACCCGCGGCTGGTCCAAGCAGGCGGAAGGTTCGGCGCTGATCGAGTTCGGCAACACCAAGGTGCTGTGCACCGCGTCCCTGACCGCCGGTGTTCCGCGCTGGCTCAAGGGCGAGGGCAAGGGCTGGGTCACTGCTGAATACGCCATGCTGCCGCGTGCCACGAATACCCGCAATGACCGCGAATCGGTCAAGGGCAAGCTCGGCGGCCGCACACACGAGATTTCCCGGCTGATCGGCCGCTCGCTGCGCTCCATCATCGACACCAAGGCCCTCGGCGAGAACACCATCGTCCTGGACTGCGATGTCCTGCAGGCCGACGGCGGCACCCGCACCGCCGCGATCACCGGCGCCTACGTGGCCCTCGCCGATGCCCTGACCTGGGCCAGGGACAACAAGCTGATTGCTCGCAACGCCCAGCCCCTGCTGGACACCGTGGCAGCCATCAGCGTGGGCATCATCGACGGTGTGCCCATGCTGGACCTGCCCTATGTGGAAGACGTCCGGGCCGAAACCGACATGAACGTGGTGGTCACCGGTTCCGGCAAGTTCGTAGAGGTGCAGGGCACCGCTGAAGGTGCACCGTTTGACCGCGACGAGCTGAACGCCCTGCTGGACCTGGCCCTGCTGGGTACGTCCGAGCTGGCCGAAATCCAGCGCCGTACCCTGGGGGAATCGCGCGGGGAAAACGAGTGA